Proteins from one Ricinus communis isolate WT05 ecotype wild-type chromosome 9, ASM1957865v1, whole genome shotgun sequence genomic window:
- the LOC8280670 gene encoding receptor like protein kinase S.2 — protein MKQLNRLCIILPELDELATYDHRQHKLKLPPSPLTEAMKTHPNRGCGTRVLAFVGDSLRRLYDSRWVSCYHHRRPRKQQSSNVFQDLEGIQMSEKVGGDNPRIFSYAELYIGSNGFSEDEVLGSGGFGKVYRAVLPSDGTVVAVKCLAEKGEQFEKTFEAELLAVANLRHRNLVRLRGWCVHEDQLLLVYDYMPNRSLDRVLFRRPENLTADTLNWERRKRIIGGLAAALHYLHEQLETQIIHRDVKTSNVMLDSHYNARLGDFGLARWLEHELEYQTRTPSIINHQFRLADSTRIGGTIGYLPPESFQKRSVATAKSDVFSFGIVVLEVVSGRQAVDLTCPDDQIILLDWIRRLSDDGKLLQAGDNRLQDGSYALSDMERLIHLGLLCTVNNPQFRPSMKWIVQTLPGNISGKLPPLPSFQSHPRYISLSSSSNTSTSNTSRSTTSTPSSNTTTTSITSSSIFVTAIGETIYATAEFGNNDLSSSNNRSHRRNTYLMVETPREISFKEIISATNNFSDSHRVAEVDFGTAYYGILEDGHQVLVKRLGMTKCPAIRTRFSSELQNLARLRHRNLVQLRGWCTEQGEMLVIYDYSASRLLSHLLFHHDKRIGHSILQWRHRYNIIKSLASAILYLHEEWEEQVIHRNITSSSVILDTDMNPRLGNFALAEFLTRNDQAHKAANKGNKSVRGIFGYMSPEYIENGEATPMADVYSFGVVLLEVVTGQMAVDFRRPEVLLVNRIHEFETQKRPLEDLVDIRLDCEYDHKELLRLLKLGIACTRSNPELRPNMRQTVSILDGNDQFFMKAEQQKESREEWKHKNASSLSLIKRIQALGIQ, from the coding sequence ATGAAGCAACTCAACCGCCTTTGCATCATCTTGCCAGAATTGGATGAACTCGCAACCTATGACCACCGGCAACACAAATTAAAACTCCCTCCTTCACCCCTCACGGAAGCGATGAAAACACACCCCAACCGCGGTTGTGGGACTCGAGTACTGGCTTTTGTTGGTGATTCGTTACGAAGATTATATGACTCGAGATGGGTTAGTTGTTATCACCACCGGAGACCAAGAAAACAACAGTCTAGCAATGTGTTTCAGGATCTGGAAGGAATACAGATGTCTGAGAAGGTTGGGGGCGATAATCCAAGGATTTTCAGTTATGCTGAGCTTTATATAGGTTCTAATGGTTTTAGTGAAGATGAAGTTCTTGGGAGTGGAGGTTTCGGCAAAGTTTATAGAGCAGTTTTACCTAGTGATGGTACTGTAGTTGCTGTTAAATGCTTGGCTGAAAAAGGGGAGCAGTTCGAGAAGACTTTTGAAGCTGAATTGCTTGCAGTGGCTAACCTCCGACACAGGAATCTTGTCCGGTTAAGGGGATGGTGTGTTCATGAAGACCAGTTGCTTCTGGTTTATGATTACATGCCTAACCGTAGCCTTGACAGGGTGCTTTTTAGAAGGCCTGAAAACCTGACAGCAGACACTCTTAATTGGGAAAGGAGAAAGAGAATAATTGGTGGCTTGGCAGCTGCATTGCATTATCTCCATGAACAATTGGAGACTCAAATAATTCACCGGGATGTGAAGACGAGCAACGTGATGCTTGATTCCCATTACAATGCCCGCCTTGGTGACTTTGGCCTGGCGCGATGGCTTGAACATGAACTTGAGTACCAAACCAGGACGCCTTCAATTATAAACCACCAGTTTCGCTTGGCAGATTCAACTAGAATTGGTGGGACTATTGGTTATTTGCCACCTGAGAGTTTCCAGAAACGGAGTGTTGCTACTGCAAAATCTGATGTTTTCAGCTTTGGAATTGTTGTGCTGGAGGTGGTGTCCGGAAGGCAGGCAGTGGATCTTACATGCCCAGATGATCAGATCATTTTGCTTGATTGGATCAGAAGGCTATCAGATGATGGGAAGCTTCTACAAGCAGGGGATAATAGGCTCCAAGATGGGTCCTATGCACTCTCTGACATGGAACGGCTGATTCATCTTGGACTTCTTTGCACAGTTAACAATCCACAATTTCGGCCTAGCATGAAATGGATTGTGCAAACACTTCCCGGCAACATTTCAGGCAAACTGCCACCTCTTCCATCATTTCAGTCCCATCCTCGATACATCTCCTTATCCTCCTCATCTAATACTAGCACAAGCAACACCAGCAGGTCCACTACCTCCACGCCTAGCTCCAACACAACAACCACGTCCATCACTTCATCATCAATCTTCGTGACAGCCATAGGAGAAACTATATATGCAACTGCAGAATTCGGGAACAATGATCTTAGTTCTTCTAACAACAGAAGTCATCGGCGAAACACTTACTTGATGGTGGAAACTCCCAGGGAAATTtccttcaaagaaattatttcAGCTACAAACAATTTCTCCGACTCACACAGGGTAGCAGAGGTGGACTTTGGAACTGCCTACTATGGCATCCTTGAAGATGGCCACCAAGTCCTGGTAAAGAGGCTTGGCATGACAAAATGCCCTGCAATTCGAACCCGCTTTTCATCTGAACTCCAAAATTTAGCCAGGCTCCGCCATCGAAATCTAGTACAGCTCCGAGGATGGTGCACCGAGCAAGGAGAAATGCTTGTCATCTATGATTATTCAGCTAGTCGACTCTTAAGTCACCTCCTTTTTCATCATGATAAAAGAATCGGTCATTCAATCCTACAATGGCGTCATAGATACAACATTATAAAGTCACTTGCTTCAGCCATTCTTTATCTTCATGAGGAATGGGAAGAACAAGTTATCCACAGAAATATTACCTCTTCATCTGTCATTCTTGATACAGATATGAACCCGAGACTTGGTAACTTTGCCCTTGCAGAATTTTTGACAAGGAATGACCAAGCCCATAAAGCAGCCAACAAGGGAAATAAATCAGTTCGTGGGATTTTTGGTTATATGTCACCAGAATACATAGAGAATGGCGAAGCAACCCCAATGGCTGATGTATATAGTTTTGGTGTAGTATTGCTTGAGGTAGTTACTGGACAGATGGCAGTAGACTTCCGGCGACCTGAGGTGCTATTGGTTAATAGGATTCATGAATTCGAGACACAGAAAAGACCATTGGAGGATTTGGTAGATATAAGGTTGGACTGTGAGTATGATCACAAGGAACTGCTGAGACTTCTCAAACTGGGAATTGCATGCACAAGGTCCAATCCAGAATTAAGACCAAACATGAGGCAGACGGTAAGCATACTCGATGGCAATGATCAATTCTTCATGAAAGCCGAGCAACAGAAGGAAAGCAGAGAAGAATGGAAACACAAGAATGCTTCTTCCCTGTCATTGATAAAGAGAATCCAAGCTCTAGGAATACAATGA
- the LOC8280672 gene encoding protein PHR1-LIKE 3 isoform X2 has protein sequence MYSAIHSLPLDGHGDFQGSLDGTNLPGDACLVLTTDPKPRLRWTAELHERFVDAVTQLGGPDKATPKTIMRTMGVKGLTLYHLKSHLQKYRLGRQSCKESNENSKDVSVAESQDTGSSTSTSSRMIAQDVNDGYQVTEALRVQMEVQRRLHEQLEVQRRLQLRIEAQGKYLQSILEKACKALNDQAAVSAGLEAAREELSELAIKVSNECQGIVPADNMKMPSLSELAVALESKSTSNLPARIGDCSVESCLTSTGSPVSPMGVGSHTASIKKRPRPIFGNGDSLPLEGSMRQEVEWMMGNIG, from the exons atgtacTCAGCAATACATTCGCTGCCGTTGGATGGACACGGAGACTTTCAGGGCTCGTTAGATGGGACTAACTTGCCTGGGGACGCGTGCTTGGTTCTTACTACGGATCCGAAGCCCCGACTCCGGTGGACGGCGGAGCTCCATGAGAGATTTGTTGATGCTGTTACTCAACTGGGTGGACCTGACA AAGCAACACCGAAGACTATTATGCGAACAATGGGGGTAAAGGGCCTCACTCTCTATCACTTGAAATCCCATCTACAG AAATACAGGTTGGGAAGGCAATCTTGCAAAGAATCAAATGAGAACTCTAAAGATG TATCAGTTGCAGAAAGTCAGGATACTGGTTCATCTACATCGACATCGTCTAGAATGATTGCACAAGATGTAAATGA TGGTTACCAGGTTACTGAGGCTTTGCGTGTACAGATGGAAGTACAAAGAAGACTACACGAGCAGCTGGAG GTGCAACGTCGTCTCCAACTTCGTATTGAAGCACAAGGAAAATACCTACAATCAATTCTTGAGAAAGCTTGTAAAGCTCTGAATGATCAGGCTGCTGTGTCTGCTGGGCTTGAAGCTGCCAGGGAAGAATTATCTGAACTAGCAATCAAGGTTTCTAATGAATGTCAAGGAATAGTCCCAGCTGATAACATGAAAATGCCTTCACTGTCTGAACTTGCCGTAGCTCTAGAGAGCAAAAGTACTTCGAATTTGCCAGCTCGAATTGGTGATTGCTCTGTCGAAAGCTGCCTGACTTCAACTGGGAGTCCAGTATCTCCAATGGGTGTGGGTTCACACACTGcttcaataaagaaaagacCAAGGCCTATATTTGGTAATGGAGATTCATTGCCTCTGGAAGGCAGCATGCGGCAAGAAGTGGAGTGGATGATGGGTAATATAGGATAG
- the LOC8280672 gene encoding protein PHR1-LIKE 3 isoform X3: MLLGNQPSCFLHLHPIAEATPKTIMRTMGVKGLTLYHLKSHLQKYRLGRQSCKESNENSKDVSVAESQDTGSSTSTSSRMIAQDVNDGYQVTEALRVQMEVQRRLHEQLEVQRRLQLRIEAQGKYLQSILEKACKALNDQAAVSAGLEAAREELSELAIKVSNECQGIVPADNMKMPSLSELAVALESKSTSNLPARIGDCSVESCLTSTGSPVSPMGVGSHTASIKKRPRPIFGNGDSLPLEGSMRQEVEWMMGNIG; the protein is encoded by the exons ATGCTTCTGGGAAACCAACCGAGCTGCTTTCTCCACTTGCATCCAATTGCTG AAGCAACACCGAAGACTATTATGCGAACAATGGGGGTAAAGGGCCTCACTCTCTATCACTTGAAATCCCATCTACAG AAATACAGGTTGGGAAGGCAATCTTGCAAAGAATCAAATGAGAACTCTAAAGATG TATCAGTTGCAGAAAGTCAGGATACTGGTTCATCTACATCGACATCGTCTAGAATGATTGCACAAGATGTAAATGA TGGTTACCAGGTTACTGAGGCTTTGCGTGTACAGATGGAAGTACAAAGAAGACTACACGAGCAGCTGGAG GTGCAACGTCGTCTCCAACTTCGTATTGAAGCACAAGGAAAATACCTACAATCAATTCTTGAGAAAGCTTGTAAAGCTCTGAATGATCAGGCTGCTGTGTCTGCTGGGCTTGAAGCTGCCAGGGAAGAATTATCTGAACTAGCAATCAAGGTTTCTAATGAATGTCAAGGAATAGTCCCAGCTGATAACATGAAAATGCCTTCACTGTCTGAACTTGCCGTAGCTCTAGAGAGCAAAAGTACTTCGAATTTGCCAGCTCGAATTGGTGATTGCTCTGTCGAAAGCTGCCTGACTTCAACTGGGAGTCCAGTATCTCCAATGGGTGTGGGTTCACACACTGcttcaataaagaaaagacCAAGGCCTATATTTGGTAATGGAGATTCATTGCCTCTGGAAGGCAGCATGCGGCAAGAAGTGGAGTGGATGATGGGTAATATAGGATAG
- the LOC8280672 gene encoding protein PHR1-LIKE 3 isoform X1: MSEATPKTIMRTMGVKGLTLYHLKSHLQKYRLGRQSCKESNENSKDVSVAESQDTGSSTSTSSRMIAQDVNDGYQVTEALRVQMEVQRRLHEQLEVQRRLQLRIEAQGKYLQSILEKACKALNDQAAVSAGLEAAREELSELAIKVSNECQGIVPADNMKMPSLSELAVALESKSTSNLPARIGDCSVESCLTSTGSPVSPMGVGSHTASIKKRPRPIFGNGDSLPLEGSMRQEVEWMMGNIG, translated from the exons ATGTCTG AAGCAACACCGAAGACTATTATGCGAACAATGGGGGTAAAGGGCCTCACTCTCTATCACTTGAAATCCCATCTACAG AAATACAGGTTGGGAAGGCAATCTTGCAAAGAATCAAATGAGAACTCTAAAGATG TATCAGTTGCAGAAAGTCAGGATACTGGTTCATCTACATCGACATCGTCTAGAATGATTGCACAAGATGTAAATGA TGGTTACCAGGTTACTGAGGCTTTGCGTGTACAGATGGAAGTACAAAGAAGACTACACGAGCAGCTGGAG GTGCAACGTCGTCTCCAACTTCGTATTGAAGCACAAGGAAAATACCTACAATCAATTCTTGAGAAAGCTTGTAAAGCTCTGAATGATCAGGCTGCTGTGTCTGCTGGGCTTGAAGCTGCCAGGGAAGAATTATCTGAACTAGCAATCAAGGTTTCTAATGAATGTCAAGGAATAGTCCCAGCTGATAACATGAAAATGCCTTCACTGTCTGAACTTGCCGTAGCTCTAGAGAGCAAAAGTACTTCGAATTTGCCAGCTCGAATTGGTGATTGCTCTGTCGAAAGCTGCCTGACTTCAACTGGGAGTCCAGTATCTCCAATGGGTGTGGGTTCACACACTGcttcaataaagaaaagacCAAGGCCTATATTTGGTAATGGAGATTCATTGCCTCTGGAAGGCAGCATGCGGCAAGAAGTGGAGTGGATGATGGGTAATATAGGATAG
- the LOC8280671 gene encoding probable calcium-binding protein CML22, with protein sequence MKDSLCTSPFGLLKSYSSKIAGMFCHCGSQNKYKRLDAKLEKKMIEFKRSSSGPTNFKSIDSIILRFPQFKEGLKNIRGVFEQYDEDANGAIDREELKRCLQKLQINLKEQEVEDLFHSCDIDGSQGIQFNEFIVLLCLIYLLVDSPSFSHSTSRTGSPELEATFDTIVEAFLFLDKNGVGKLKKKDVLKALNEASPWEKSPAHITKSRFQELDWDRNGKVSFREFLFALVNWVGIDADEETSAVGKLNQVQRS encoded by the exons ATGAAAGATTCACTGT GCACATCTCCTTTTGGCCTGCTGAAGTCCTACTCGTCCAAAATAGCAGGGATGTTTTGCCATTGTGGTTCACAAAACAAATACAAGAGGTTGGATGCAAAGCTTGAAAAGAAGATGATAGAATTCAAGAGAAGTTCATCTGGGCCTACAAATTTTAAGTCTATTGACAGCATTATCTTGAGATTTCCTCAGTTCAAAGAGGGACTGAAGAACATCAGAGGAGTATTTGAACAGTATG ACGAAGATGCAAATGGTGCTATTGACCGTGAGGAACTCAAACGATGCTTGCAGAAACTGCAAATCAATCTAAAAGAGCAGGAGGTTGAGGATCTGTTTCATTCATGTGACATTGATGGAAGCCAGGGGATACAATTCAATGAGTTCATTGTTCTTCTGTGTCTCATTTATCTTCTAGTGGACTCTCCTTCCTTTTCTCATAGT ACATCAAGAACTGGTTCACCGGAGCTTGAGGCGACTTTTGATACCATAGTTGAAGCTTTCTTATTTCTTGATAAGAATGGTGTTGGAAAgctgaaaaagaaagatgtgCTCAAAGCCTTGAATGAGGCTTCTCCCTGGGAGAAATCACCAGCACATATCACCAAGTCCCGATTCC AAGAACTGGACTGGGACAGAAATGGGAAGGTCAGCTTCAGAGAATTCCTATTTGCTTTAGTAAACTGGGTCGGGATTGACGCGGATGAAGAAACTAGTGCAGTGGGAAAGCTAAACCAAGTGCAGAggagttaa